The Hyphomonadaceae bacterium ML37 genome includes a region encoding these proteins:
- a CDS encoding RidA family protein, translating into MISDRQRISSGAPWEDRVGYRRAVRVGDHVWVAGTVAVDAQGRPFAPGDAGAQAARCLEIIVAALAEAGARPDHVVRTRMFVTDMAPETQAAVGAAHRAVFGSCPPASTMVGVSALAGPEFIIEIEAEAVIG; encoded by the coding sequence ATGATATCTGACCGCCAGCGCATCAGTTCCGGCGCGCCGTGGGAGGACCGGGTCGGCTATCGCCGCGCCGTGCGCGTGGGCGATCACGTCTGGGTGGCCGGGACAGTGGCGGTGGACGCGCAAGGACGCCCGTTTGCGCCGGGAGACGCGGGTGCGCAGGCCGCGCGCTGCCTTGAGATTATCGTGGCGGCGCTGGCTGAGGCCGGTGCGCGCCCGGACCACGTTGTCCGGACGCGCATGTTCGTCACGGACATGGCGCCGGAAACCCAGGCCGCCGTCGGCGCGGCGCACCGGGCCGTCTTCGGGTCCTGCCCGCCCGCCAGCACCATGGTGGGGGTCAGCGCGTTGGCGGGGCCGGAATTTATCATCGAAATTGAAGCGGAAGCCGTGATCGGCTGA